Genomic DNA from Actinomycetes bacterium:
GCCAGCGCGACCGGCTCCAGGTCGGCGTCGATGGTCACTCCCAGCCGTTCCTGGTAGGCGCGGCACAGCTCCTCCAGGGCCGGGATGAGGCCGGCGTCCTGGAGCGCGACCGGGCGCAGCTCCAACAGCAGCGCCTGCATCTCGTGCATCGTCTGGGCGGCGGTCTGCTCCATGGTCTGGACCTGGGGGCGCAGCGGGGAGCCGGCCGGCAGCGCCCTGCGCAGCCCGCCGGCCAGCAGGCGCAGCGAGAACAGGTCCTGGGAGATGGCGTCGTGCAGCTCGCGGGCGATCCTTGCGCGCTCGCCGGCGCCGGCGAGCTGCCGCTCGGTGGCCATGGCGGCGTCCAGCCGCTCGGCCATGCGGTTGAAGTTGCCTTCCAGCTGGGCGACCTCGTCGCCGCCGGACACCGGCACGCGGTGGCGGTAGTCGCCGTCGGCGACGGCGACGGTGGTGGCGGCCAGCCGCCGCAGCCGGCGGATGAGCCGCCGGGTCGACAGCAGGCCGAACACGAGCCCGACGGGCACGGCCCCTGCCAGCACCAGCAGCCCGACGCCAAGCTGCGGCGCCAGCGCGCTCCACCAGCTCGGCTCCCCGGCCAGCCTGGCGGTGGCGGGGACCTGCACGTAGACCACGCCGAGCAGGTCCGACACCGGCGACGGCTTGGTCCCCTTGCTGAGCCCGCGGAGGTCCAGCACCGGCGCGGCCGCCCACAGCACCGCCCCGTTGCGGGTGGGGGTGGGGGCCAGGCCGTCGCGCTTGCCCCACGCGGTGGGCGGCCGGGTGGTGACCTGGGCGGGCAGGGCGCCCATGGCGGGGTCGCCCAGCCGCCTGCCGACTGGGTAGCGGGCCGGGTCGGAGCTGGCCACCACCCGCCCGTCGGGGGCCAACAGCAGCACCAGCGGGGGCCTCAGTACTTTGTCGCGCTGAGGGAGG
This window encodes:
- a CDS encoding sensor histidine kinase, with product MSRQGQGIGMRGRWGLQAKMTGSYVLVTAAVVVLVEVVAAVIVLPGLVSGADRATLVQLLASDTANRVMQQSATLGQLPTASQLRLDQAALGLPPGQARRSADETGVGIPDLPQRDKVLRPPLVLLLAPDGRVVASSDPARYPVGRRLGDPAMGALPAQVTTRPPTAWGKRDGLAPTPTRNGAVLWAAAPVLDLRGLSKGTKPSPVSDLLGVVYVQVPATARLAGEPSWWSALAPQLGVGLLVLAGAVPVGLVFGLLSTRRLIRRLRRLAATTVAVADGDYRHRVPVSGGDEVAQLEGNFNRMAERLDAAMATERQLAGAGERARIARELHDAISQDLFSLRLLAGGLRRALPAGSPLRPQVQTMEQTAAQTMHEMQALLLELRPVALQDAGLIPALEELCRAYQERLGVTIDADLEPVALAPPAEHAVLRVVQEALANAVKHAQPTRIRLRLHHQDGQVAVTVTDDGAGFDPSLAEQRHGLGLGLMRQRTAELGGSFQLDSTPGEGTTIQILLPRGRP